The genomic interval TGCGCATTACGACGCTCTCGCCGTGGACGGTGGGAACCGTCGACACGCGGAGGTCGACCTTGCGGCGCCGGCCGCCGCCGAGTGCGGACAGGACGTCGAAGTCGATGTGGCCATCCTGCGGCAGGAAGCGTTCGGCGATGTCGAGGCCGGCGATCACCTTGATGCGCGAGGTCACCGCGTCCCGCAGGTGTCGCGGCGGCGGGGAGACGCCGTGGAGCAGGCCGTCGATGCGGTACTTCACGCTCAGCGTCTTCTCGAAGGGCTCGATGTGCACGTCCGAGGCGCCCGCCTGCACGGCGTCGTGGATCAGCAGGTTGACGAGGTTGACGACGGTGGGCTCGCGGGCGAGCTCCTCGAGCTTGGCGGCGAGGTCGACGGAGGTCGCGCCCTCGGTGTCGCCGGGCGTGCCGTCGCTTCCGCCCATCCCGGCGATCATCCGCTCGGCGTGGCTTCCGTAGGCCCGGTCGATCGCCTCGTCGAGGTCGGCGGCGTCGGCGAGGCGCGGGCGGAGCGCCCGGCCGGTGGCGGCGCGAACGGCGTCGAGCGTCTCGAAGTCGCGGAGATCGGCGATGGCCAGCCGGAGGCGGTCGCCGTCGAGCGAAAGCGGCAGCACGCCCAGGTCGCTGGCGGCGGCGGCGGGCAGGAGGGCCAGCGCGGATTCCTCGGCCACGAGGTCGTCGGCGGTGAGGACGGGCTGGCCTGTCTGGCCGGAGAGCTCTGGCATGGAGTGCCTCCTCGTGCGGAGTCCTCGCGTGCGGGAAGGGTCACTTCAGGCACGGGGAGCCGAGAGAGTAGCGCACCGTGCTCCGGGGCCCACGCGAGGTCACCCCACCGCCGCCCGCAGCCGCCGGCAGCCGTCGCAGCTCCCGCACGGAGCCGGTCCGCGGAAGGCGCAAGCCCAGGCCAGGCCCGGATCGACCGAGGCCCGCCGCCCCAGCGCCATCACCTGTTCGAGGTGCAGCTCCACGAGCGGGGTCTCCACCGGCACGGGCTCCACCCCGGCGGCCTCCTGCAGGCGGCGGACCAGGAGGCAGGTCTCGTGGGCGGCCAGCCGCGCCGGCACGGCGGCGGTGGCGTCGCCGGCCGCGTCGCCGCGGGCGGTCGCCCAGATCACCGGGGTGCTCCCGCGCCGGCCCGCCGCCTGGCACGCGGCGAGCAGCAGCTGCGCATCGGCGAGCGGCGGGTGTGCCGCCTCGCCGCCGGGCCCGCGCTCCGCGCGGAGGTGCACGGCGTGCAGCTCCTCCAGCGTTCCCAGCCCGTAGCGGTCCATCTGCTCGCGGAGGCGCCGCAGACGGGCGGCGCTGGCGTCGCGGCCGTCGTGCACGAAGAGCAGCCGCGGCATCGGCTTCCGGTCGCGGTGGCGGAGCGCGAGCACCACCAGCGAGGGGAGGTCGCCGGCGGCGAGCAGGAGCGGACGGGGGGCGGGGGGCACGAGCGGGGGTGAGAAAGCCGGCAAGACTAAGCGGCGGCGTCGGCGCAAGCGTCGATCCGCGCAGCCGCCGGGCCGATCCGGCGGACCCCCGAATCCTCCCCCCGCTCCTTCGCCTGCCCGCGGACGCCGAAGACGCTCCCCCCAACCACTACCCTCCCGCCCCGCAGCCATCCGCCCTCGCGCGACCCCGCTTATGCCCCTGCTCATCCTCCAACACGACGAAGCCGAGCACGCCGGTCGGCTGGGCGACATCCTCTCGGACCTGGGCCACCGGCTGGAGGTGCGCGAGCTGTTCGGCGGCGATGCCGTGCCCGGCGACCTCGACGGGATCGACGGCGTGATCTCGCTGGGTGGGGCGTACAACGCCTTCCGCGATGCGGAGGACGCGGCCAGCGGCGAGCAGGAGCCGTCCTGGCTGCAGCCGGAGAAGGACCTGCTCCGCGCCGCCCACGAGGCGGAGGTCCCGGTGCTGGGGATCTGCCTCGGCGCCCAGCTGCTGGCCGTTGCACTCGGCGGCGAGGTCGGCCCGCTGGAGGCGGAGCACGCGCCGGAGGTCGGCTTCCAGAAGGTCACCTCCACCTTCTTTGGCAGCACCGATCCGCTGCTGGTGGGGCTTCCCTGGGCGAGCCACCCCTTCCACCTGCACGGGCAGCAGGTCACCAAGGCCCCGCCCGGCGGCACGCCGATCCCGCTGCAGGGCAGCCGAGCCTGCAAGGTGCAGGCCTTCAGAAGCGGGCTGACCAGCTACGGCATCCAGTACCACTTCGAGTGGACGCGGAAGATGATGGTCGACGTGCTCGACGCGAACCAGGCAGAGCTCACCGAAGCCGGCGTCGACCTCGCCGCCGTTAAGGCCTCTTTCGACGATCACTACCCGCTCAGCCGCCACCTCGGCGACCGGCTCTGCCAGAACCTCGCGAAGCTGCTCTTCCCGATCGACAAGCGGCTCCCGCCGGTGGGCGTCTCGGTCGAGAACTTCCGGGCGTGAATCGGCGGCGAGCGACGCCGCTGGACCGCCTCCTCAGCGGCGGCGGCGGGCGAGCAGGAGCGCCCCGGCGGCGGCGAGCGCCGCGCTGCCGGGCTCGGGCACCGGGGAGGAGCCGAAACCGAAGAAGATGACCCCCTCGTTGATGCCGACGATGTCGTAGGTGCCGTCGGTGAGGTCGAAGCGGGCGACGCCCCCCAGCCGGACCGTGCCCTCGGGTCCGTCGGGGTTCAGGAAATTGACGTTGCCGAACAGCGCATCGAAGCGGCCGTCCGCGTCCTCGTCCACCCCGGTGAGGGCCGCGCCGCCGGAGAGTGCCCCGCCGCCGACCCGCCCCGCGGCGCCGAGGGCGCCGACCACCGAAGCCGCTCCCGTGTCCGCGGCGAAGCGGATGAGGCTGCCGGTGTCCAGGTCCCACCCGTAGAGGTCGTCGCCGACGCTGGCCAGCGAGATGATGAACGCGTCGGGGTCGGTGGCGCCCGCGGCGGCGAGCGCAGCGTTGACGGCGCCCGCGGACCCGACGAGGCTGGCCGCGCCCGTGGTGGTGTCGATGCCGTAGAGGGCGTCGTCGCTCGTGGTGAAGGCGAAGGCGCGGCCGTCGCCGAGCACGTCGAAGCCGAAGGCGGAGATGCCCGCGGGCCCGCCCACCGCGGTCGCGTCGCCGTTGGAGGTGTCCAGCTCCAGCAGCTGGCCGCCGCGGAAGCCCAGCAGCCGGCCGTCGGGCGTGCCGCCCAGGGCCGGCGGCAGGCCGGTGGTCGCGGGCCCGACCGGCGTGGCTCTGCCGGTGACCGTGTCCACGGCGTAGAGGAAGTTCGACCGCGTGTCGTCGTGGCCCGGCTGCCCGGGCGTGATCGCCGGGTCGCCGGGCTCGAGCAGCTGGCCGGTGGCGAAGAAGGTCGCGGCGTGGGCGCCGGCGGCGGGCAGCACCGCGAGCGATGCGGCGAGCGCGGCGGCGGCAGGAGCGGCCCGACGGGCGGCCGCGTGGCGGGGGAGGGTGTTTCTCATGCTTTCAGACGCTTGGTTTCTCCAGCCTCGAACACCCGAGGCGGTCATCACGCGGAATGATAACCAGTTCTCATAACCCGTCTCGACCAACCCCGCGTGCAAAAACCCCGCCGCCAGCGCCCCCTCCCCAATCCTCCTGCAACCCCCCGCCCCCTCACCTCCCCGCTTCTTCACTTCTTCACTTCCCCGCTTCTCCGCTTCTCCGCTTCTCCGCTTCTTCACTTCTTCGCTTCCCCGCTTCTCCGCTTCCCCCCATGCCCACCCTCACCCTGCCCACCCCGCCCCGCTTCGACCTCGCCCGCACCGTCTGCTCGTACGGCTACTTCCTGCTCGCCCCCAACTTCTGGGACCCGGCGGCGGCGACGCTGTCCCGGCCGCTGAGGCTGCCGGACGGCTCGCCGGTGGACGTGGTCATCTCGCAAGCGACGTCCGCGGACCGTCGGCTCAAGGTGGCGTTGGAGGCCACGGTCCGCGGATCGGCGCGTGCTCTGGTCCTCGGGCAGGTGGCGCGGATGCTGCGGCTGGACGAAGACGACCGGCCGTGGCGGCGGACGATCCGGCGGGTGGACCCGGCGCTGGCGCGGGTCGCCATCGGGCGGATGTTCCGCAGCCCGACGCTGTTCGAGGACCTCGTCAAGACGGTCACCAGCTGCAACGTGAACTGGCCGAACACGCGGGCCATGAACCGGCGGCTGTGCCTGGGCTTCGGCGGCGGGGCGTTCCCGACCCCGGCACAGCTCGCGGCGGCGAGCGAGGCCCAGCTCCGGGCGCACGCCCGCGTCGGCTACCGGGCCGGCCGGATCCGCGAGCTGGCGCGGCGGGTGGCGGATGGCGAGCTGGACCTGGACGCGCTGGACGATCCGCGGCGGCCGACCGACGAGCTCTTCGCGTCCTTCGCCGCCCTCCCGGGCATCGGGCCCTACGCCGCCGGCAACCTGTGCCACCTCGTCGGCCGCTACGACCGCCTCGCCATCGACACCGAGACGCGCCGGCACTTCTGCCTGCGGCAGGGCGTCGACCGCCCCGCGCCCACCGACGCGGCGGCCAACCGCACGCTGGACCGGCGGATCGCGGAGCACTACGCCGCGGCCGATCCCTTCGCCTTCAAGTACTTCTGGGCCGAGCTCTGGGCGGATTACCAGCGTCGGAACGGGCCCGCCCACGCGTGGGACCGGGCGACGACCGGCGCTTCCTTCACCGCCTCGGTGCTCCGGAAGCAGGACGCCGCCGGCGGATAGGCTGCCGCCGCGCCCGCACGCGGCCGTCGCTCCGACTCGTTCCCGATCATGGCCGAAGCCAAAGCCCACTCGCTCGAGAAGTCGCTCGGGCTGTTCGACGTCTACGCCATCACGACCGCCGGGTTCTTCTCTGCCGGCTTCTTCGTGCTCCCGGCCCTCGCGTACGACGCGGCCGGCCCCTGGTCGCTGCTCGCGTACCCGCTGGCCGCGCTGCTGATGGTGCCCTCGATGATGTCGCTGGCCGAGCTGGCGACGGCGCTGCCGCGGGCGGGCGGGCCCTACTTCTTCCTGGATCGCTCGCTGGGCCCGGCGGTGGGCACGGTCGGCGGCATCGGCACCTGGCTGGCGCTGGTGCTCAAGAGCTGCTTCGCCTTCATCGGCCTCGGGGCGTACCTGGCGGTGATGCCGATCGTCGGCGGCTGGCTGCCCGAGGACACGGTGGCGAACGCCTGGGCGATCAAGGGCCTCGCGGTGGCGCTGACCGTCGGCTTCGCGGTGCTCAACATCGTGGGCGCGAAGGAGACGACCAAGCTCCAGAACGCGATGGTCATCAGCGTGTCCGTGGTGCTCGCCCTCTTCATCATCAGCGGGCTCTACCACGTGCTCGCCGGCAACGCCGCGGTGCCGCTGGAGCTGCGCTTCAGCGCGGAGGACCCGACGCTCATCACCGACGGCGGCGGCCGCGGCGCCGGCGGCCTGGTGGCGGCGATCGGGCTGGTCTTCTTCACCTCGGTGGGCATCATCAAGCTGGCGTCGGTGTCCGAGGAGATCGCGGCGCCGGGCCGGAACATCCCGATCGCCATCGGGCTGTCGATCGCGACCGCGACGCTGATCAACGCCGTCGGCGTGTTCCTGATGATCGCCGTGGAGCCGCCCGAGGAGCTCGCCCACAGCTACACGCCGGCCTACGTGGCGGCGACCTACTTCTTCACGGGGCCCTACTCCATCGGCCTGATGCTGGTGTGCCTGGCGGCCGTGGCCGCCTTCGCGGCCAGCGGCAACGCCGGCATCCTCGGCGCCTCGCGGTACCCGCTGGCGATGAGCCGCGACCGCCTGATCGGCCGCTGGTTCGGCCGGACCAGCGGCGCGGGGACGCCGCTGTCGGCGATCCTCACGACGGCCGGGGTGATGATCCTGGTGATCGTCTTCCTGGACGCCAAGAGCGTCGCGAAGCTCGCTTCGGCCTTCGTGCTGGTGGTCTTCGCGCTCATGAACCTCGCGGTGATCGTGATGCGGCAGGCCCGGATCGAGAGCTACGACCCCAACTTCCGCTCGCCGCTCTACCCGTGGACCCCGCTGCTGGGGCTGACGATCAGCGTGTGGCTGATCATGCAGATGGGCCCGCTGTCGCTGCTGTTCTCGCTCGCGGTGGTCGTCGGCAGCGGCGTCTGGTACCTGTACTTCGCCGCCGGCAAGGTCGAGCGGCACGGGGCGATCTTCCACTGGTTCGCGCTCCTGGGCAAGAACCAGCACGACGAGCTCGACGCCGAGTTCCGGCAGATCATGGTGGAGAAGGGCGCCCGGCAGGAGGACCCCTTTGACGACGTGGTCACGCGGGCGACGGTGCTCGAGGCGCCCGAGGGCGCGGGCTACCACGGCCTGATCGAGCTCGCCAGCGAGGTGCTCGCCAAGAAGCTCCCGCGGACGGCGTCGTTCATCACCGAGAAGTTCGTCGAGAGCGGCAACTTCGGCTTCGCGCCCATGGCCTACGGCGCGGTCCTTCCGCACTTCCGCTCGGCCGACATCGAGAAGCCGGAGCTGGTGATGATCCGCAGCGCCAAGGGCTTCGTCACCAGCTTCAAGGCCGACGCGCCGCCCGGCGACGCGGGCAGCGACGCGAAGAAGGTCGGCTCGACCATCCACGCGATGTTCCTGCTCGTGTCGCCGGAGGCGCACCCCGGCGTCCACCTCCGCATCCTCGCCCACCTCGCCGGCCGGCTGGAGAAGGAGGACTTCATGCCGGCGTGGCTGGAGGCCGACGGCGAGCAGACGCTCAAGGAGATCCTGCTGCGCGACGAGCGCTTCGTCAGCGTCGCCGTCGAGCCCAACACGCCGGCGGCAAGCCTGATCGACCGGCCGCTGCACACGATGTCGCTGCCGCCGGACGTGCTGGTCGCGATGGTCCGCCGGCGGAACCGCGTCTTCGTGCCCCGAGGCAGCTCGGTGCTCCGCAGCGGCGACCGGCTGACGGTGATCGGCGAACCCGCGAGCCTGCTGGAAGTTGCCAAGAAGCACGCCGGCGCGGACGAGGCGGCGCGGGAGCGGGCGCAGATCGAGCGGGCCGCCGAGGAGCGCACCGAGCAGGCGGGGGCGGCGCCGACCGCGGACAGCCCGGCGAGCGCCGGGCACGCGGGGCGGTGAGGCCACGCCGCCCGCCGGGAGCACCGGCGGGCGTTCCCGCGGACCGTCGGGCTCAGGCCCCCAGGAGCTCGACGGTCCGCGGGTCCTCTTCCCCGTGGAAGAAGGTTTCCAGCACGCCGCGGAAGGGCTCCGGCTCCCCGGCGACGCGGGCGAAGAGCGTGGCGGAGGAGCGGAGCTTGGCGGCGTCGGTGGACCCGAGCATGCCGGCGGCGTCCTTGTCGCGGTGGCCGAGAACGAGGCCGCAGGCCTGGAGCAGCCTCGGTCCGAGCACGGGGTGGGCGAGGTAGGCCTCGGCCTCGGTCCGGTCGGCGATCGCGTAGTGCCGGGCGGTCTCGCTGGTGCCCAGGCCCGCGAGCTGCGGGAAGACGTACCACATCCAGTGCGTGGTCTTCTGCCCGGCGGCCAGCTCGGCGACGACGTCGCCCCACTGCGGGTCCTGGGCGTCCACGAAGCGTTCGAGGCCGTCGTTCATGAGCCGACGGTACCCGGCGGCCGTGCCGATTCCGCTGGCGGCGACGCCGCGGCGCCGGACACTGGTTCCGTGCCGCCGCCCGCCGTCCCCCGCCTGCTCGTCCTGGTCGCAGCCGCCGCCGGCTCCGGCTGCGTCACGGCGACGCCGGCGACGCCGGCCCCGGGCGACGCCGGCGCGGGCCCGGCGGTGCTGCCGGGCACGCCCGCCCCGCGGGCGGGGGCCTGGTACGCCAGCCGGCTCGACGGCGGCCGCGGCGTGTTCGCGGGGCACGAGGGCCCGGTGCTGGCGACGCGGACCACGCGGACCCGCGGCGGGCTGCGCGTCGGCGCCGACGGCCGCGTCCGCGACACGCTGTCGACGAGCACGCGGGGCGAGTCGGTGGTCCAAGGCGTCCGCTGAGCCGCGCGGCCGGGGCGTAGGGTCCGCCCATGCACCGCCTCGCCGCCGTCTGCGCCTGCCTGCTCCCGCTGCCGGGCTGCCTCACGCCGCCGCCGGAGCCGGCGCCCGCCGCACCGCCGCCGGCCCCCGCGGGTGTGGTGCTGCCCGGCGGGGCCGACGGCGCCAAGGCCGCCTGGTACGACGACCGGCGGGACGGCGAGTCCGAGGTCGTCGCCGGCCCCGCCGTGGCCGAGCGGACGCAGAGCGTCACCCGCACGCGCGGCGGCCTGAACGTGACGGCCTCGGGCGAGGTCCGCGACACGCTGGACCGGCGGACCCGCCGCACGCGGGTGCGCACGGCGGAGTGATCCGCGGCCCGGGTTCCCGCCGCCGGTGCCTCAGGCCGGCGGCTCGGCGAGCATGCCGGCGAGGCGGGCGGCTTCGTAGAGGGTCGCCCGGGTGATCTCGATCATCACCGAAGGCGGCCACTGGAGCGTGGGATCGTTGCGGTAGGCCTCGGGCACGACCGAGAGCGTGAAGCGGCGGACGGCTTCCTCCACCTCGCCGCGGCGGCGGCGGTGGGCGGCCTCGTCGCCGCCTCGCAGCGGCTCGCGGACGTCGCGGGCGAGCATGATCGTGTTGACCTGCCAGTCGAAGTAGCCCTGCAGCGGGTTGTCCTGCTCGCTCGCGTGATCAACCACCGCTGGCCTCCCCCTCGTAGGCGGCGACGCCCTCGGCGACGGTGAAGCGGTCTTCGTAGAGCGCCCGGCCGACGATCGCGCCCTGCAGCGGAAGCTCCGCGAGCCGCTTGAGGTCGTCGAGCGTGCCGACGCCGCCGGAGGAAACCACCGGCACCGCGGTGGCGGCGGCGATCTCGGCGGTGGCCTCCAGGTTGGGCCCCGCGAGCGTCCCGTCGGTGGCGACGTCGGTGTAGACGATCGCGGCGAGCGGCCAGTCGCTGACGGCCCTCGCCAGCCCCAGCGCCGTCCGCTCGGAGGTCTGCTCCCAGCCCGAAACCGCCGCGTGGCCCGCCTTCGCGTCCAGCCCGAGCACGAGCTTGTCGCGGTAGCCGGGGTTGCTCATCAGCCCCTCGAACCACGACCACCGCTCGATGGCGGCGGTGCCGAGGATGACCCGCTCAACCCCGACCGAGAGCAGCGCGTCGATGGCGGCCTCGTCGCGGACGCCGCCGCCGACCTCCAGGCGGATGCCGGGGATGGCGGCGACTTCGCGGATCTCCCGGAGGTGCTTGACGCGGCCGGCCCGGGCCCCGTCGAGGTCGACCAGGTGGACCCAGGTGGCGCCGGCGTCGGCGTAGGCCTGCGCCTGCTCGGCCGCGGACACGCCGTAGGTCGTCTGCTGGTCGTAGTCGCCGCGCAGCAGCCGGACGACCTTGCCCCCGCGCAGGTCGATCGAGGGGAAGAGGAAGCGCATCGGCGGAGAACGTAGCAGGCCCGGCCCGCGGCCACGGCGGCGGCCGGCTATCGGTTCAGCCGCCCGAGCAGCGAGCGGGCGGCGGCGCCGCGGTGGGAGAGGGCGTCCTTCTCGCGGGGCTCCAGCTCGGCGGCGGTGCGGCCGTCGGGCAGGACGAACAGCGGGTCGTAGCCGAAGCCGTTGGAGCCGCGGCCGGCGGCGGGCCGTGCCGGATCGGCCGCCTCGGAGGGCAGGAGGATCCGGCCCTCCAGCTCGCCGCGGACCGTGAGGGTCGTGGGGCCCGGAGCCGCGTGGTCCGCGGATCCGGGCGCGGGGTGTACGGCGAGGACGCAGACGTAGCGGGCCCCGCGTCGCGAAAGCGGCACGCCCGCCAGCTCGTCGAGCAGCTTGGCGTTGTTGGCGGGATCGACCCGGTCGCGGCTGCCGCGGACGCCGCTGTAGCGGGCGCTACGCACGCCGGGACGCCCGCCGATCGCGTCCACCTCGATGCCGCTGTCGTCGGCGACGACGGTGCGGCCGGTCTGCTCCGCGTAGCCGCGGGCTTTGAGCACGGCGTTGCCCTCGAAGGTGTCGGCGTCCTCCACCGGGTCAACGAGCGACTCCGCGGTGGCGGCGTCGAGCGTGGCGATGGTGTCCCAGCCGGCGGCGAGGTCGCCGAGCACGGCCCGCAGCTCCGCGAGCTTGTGCGGGCTGGTGGTGGCGAGCAGCCATCTCATCGAGCGGTTCCCGCAGGGGTTCGGGGGGCGGCGCAAAGAAGCGGCCGCTCCGGGCGGGAGCGGCCGCTTGATTCGGTGTGCGGCGGCCGGAGGCGCCGCGCGAGCCGGCTCACATGCCGGTCTCTTCCTCGACCTCCTGGGCGGCCTCGGACTCGCCGGCCATCGTGTCGCCCTCCTCGGGGATGTCCAGGCCCACGGTCGGGACCTCGATGGTGGTCGTGCCGGTCTCCAGGTCCGGGCCCTCGACGTCGAGCTCGGGCATCTCGCCGCCCTCGACCGAGACCTCGGGCAGAGCGCCCGACTCCGCGTCGACGTCGCAGCCGGCGAGGCTGAAGGCGGAGACCGCGAGGGCGGCGGCGAGGAGCGTGGTGGGGGTGCTGATCTTCATGGTGTTTCCTTGAAAAGGTGGAACGGGCGGGGGATCCGCCAGATGGCCGCGGCCTCTGCCTGGGCCAGGAGTCAGGAAATCCCCTGCCCCTTTGCAACCGCAGCATAGACGGCTTGAGAGGGTGGTGCCACTTGCTCGGCGCAGCGGGGGCGTTGGCGGGGGCGGGGGCGTGGGTCGGGAGCGAGCGGAGAAGCCACGAGAAGTGCGGGAGCGAGCGACTCAGGCAGAAGCAGCCGCCGCGGCGTCTCGCGCCACCGCCGCGCCCGCTCCGGCTACCGCCACCAATCCAGGTCGATCTTCTCGAAGATCACGTCGTGCAGGTCCGCGTCCCGGATCGCGTGCCGCTCCACCTCGGTCAGCGTCTTGAGGTAGCCGCGGTCCCCGGCGGCCTTCTCTGCCAGGTCCGTCAGCGTCTCGAAGCGGGCGACGTGGAGGATGAAGCGCTTGATGCCGTAGTCCACGGCCTGCCCGCGGCGGATGACGAACGGCCAGTCGCTGGCCTGCAGCAGCAGCAGCTCGCGGCCCGCCTTCTCCAGCAGCTCGCGCACTTCCGGATCTCCGGCGTGGTCGAGCTCGTGGATCAGGCGGAGGAACGTGCCCTCGCACCGGTACTCGATCTCCCACATCCAGTCGACCTGCTCGTTGGTCCAGACGCGGTGATCGCCCTCCTCGCCCCACGATCCCTCGGGCAGCGTCACGACCTTGTCGACGAAGTGGTCGTCGAGGAACGCGGCCGTCGTCGAGAGCTCCACCTCGGGATCGGCGGAGAGCGTGAGCATCACGTCGCGGATGAAGTCGACCCCCTCGGCCCACCAGTGGCCGAAGAGCTCGGCGTCGAAGGTGCAGGTGACCATGCCCGCCTTGCCGGTGAGCTCCCGGTGCTTCCGCAGGCGGTCCTTCACCGAGTTGATGAAGTGCTGGCTGTGCTCGAAGATCTTCGCGGGCACGTCGTCGGGCACGTAGAGGTGCTTGTCGCCCAGATCGCACTTGGAGCCGGTGATCTTCCAGTATTTCAGCCCGCGGCGCGGCCCCCACTGCTTGTGGAACTCCAGGTAGGTGCCGTCGGCGGGGTAGCCGATGGTGCCCGACCAGACCTTCTCGCAGACCTCCTGGTCGCGCCCGATCGCCCAGAGCCGGGCGAGCCCGTTCCCGTCGGAGTTGACGCCATGGGCCTC from Phycisphaera mikurensis NBRC 102666 carries:
- a CDS encoding glycoside hydrolase family 57 protein, translating into MSNETLGSFCLVLHGHLPYVLRHGTWPHGEDWLYEAAAETYLPLLGMLDHCVFMNAQPRMTMGLTPVLLEQLDHEVFKTGFEAYLKDRAQKAADDVAEFEKLGNGHLKYLAERWKDFYRGLSTQFEQLGRDIPAAYAKHAREGRLEVLTSNATHAYMPLLNTDDAIRGQIRAGLATSERVLGHRPGGMWFPECAYRPNGVWEPPIPWGKPRVRCGLEHLAADEGIHHFFVESHLIEQSRSEQVFNDGMWCNVGWDEATSYPSRGWRSVNEAHGVNSDGNGLARLWAIGRDQEVCEKVWSGTIGYPADGTYLEFHKQWGPRRGLKYWKITGSKCDLGDKHLYVPDDVPAKIFEHSQHFINSVKDRLRKHRELTGKAGMVTCTFDAELFGHWWAEGVDFIRDVMLTLSADPEVELSTTAAFLDDHFVDKVVTLPEGSWGEEGDHRVWTNEQVDWMWEIEYRCEGTFLRLIHELDHAGDPEVRELLEKAGRELLLLQASDWPFVIRRGQAVDYGIKRFILHVARFETLTDLAEKAAGDRGYLKTLTEVERHAIRDADLHDVIFEKIDLDWWR
- a CDS encoding DNA-3-methyladenine glycosylase family protein, whose amino-acid sequence is MPTLTLPTPPRFDLARTVCSYGYFLLAPNFWDPAAATLSRPLRLPDGSPVDVVISQATSADRRLKVALEATVRGSARALVLGQVARMLRLDEDDRPWRRTIRRVDPALARVAIGRMFRSPTLFEDLVKTVTSCNVNWPNTRAMNRRLCLGFGGGAFPTPAQLAAASEAQLRAHARVGYRAGRIRELARRVADGELDLDALDDPRRPTDELFASFAALPGIGPYAAGNLCHLVGRYDRLAIDTETRRHFCLRQGVDRPAPTDAAANRTLDRRIAEHYAAADPFAFKYFWAELWADYQRRNGPAHAWDRATTGASFTASVLRKQDAAGG
- a CDS encoding amino acid permease; amino-acid sequence: MAEAKAHSLEKSLGLFDVYAITTAGFFSAGFFVLPALAYDAAGPWSLLAYPLAALLMVPSMMSLAELATALPRAGGPYFFLDRSLGPAVGTVGGIGTWLALVLKSCFAFIGLGAYLAVMPIVGGWLPEDTVANAWAIKGLAVALTVGFAVLNIVGAKETTKLQNAMVISVSVVLALFIISGLYHVLAGNAAVPLELRFSAEDPTLITDGGGRGAGGLVAAIGLVFFTSVGIIKLASVSEEIAAPGRNIPIAIGLSIATATLINAVGVFLMIAVEPPEELAHSYTPAYVAATYFFTGPYSIGLMLVCLAAVAAFAASGNAGILGASRYPLAMSRDRLIGRWFGRTSGAGTPLSAILTTAGVMILVIVFLDAKSVAKLASAFVLVVFALMNLAVIVMRQARIESYDPNFRSPLYPWTPLLGLTISVWLIMQMGPLSLLFSLAVVVGSGVWYLYFAAGKVERHGAIFHWFALLGKNQHDELDAEFRQIMVEKGARQEDPFDDVVTRATVLEAPEGAGYHGLIELASEVLAKKLPRTASFITEKFVESGNFGFAPMAYGAVLPHFRSADIEKPELVMIRSAKGFVTSFKADAPPGDAGSDAKKVGSTIHAMFLLVSPEAHPGVHLRILAHLAGRLEKEDFMPAWLEADGEQTLKEILLRDERFVSVAVEPNTPAASLIDRPLHTMSLPPDVLVAMVRRRNRVFVPRGSSVLRSGDRLTVIGEPASLLEVAKKHAGADEAARERAQIERAAEERTEQAGAAPTADSPASAGHAGR
- a CDS encoding 7-cyano-7-deazaguanine synthase — protein: MPPAPRPLLLAAGDLPSLVVLALRHRDRKPMPRLLFVHDGRDASAARLRRLREQMDRYGLGTLEELHAVHLRAERGPGGEAAHPPLADAQLLLAACQAAGRRGSTPVIWATARGDAAGDATAAVPARLAAHETCLLVRRLQEAAGVEPVPVETPLVELHLEQVMALGRRASVDPGLAWACAFRGPAPCGSCDGCRRLRAAVG
- a CDS encoding type 1 glutamine amidotransferase; translation: MPLLILQHDEAEHAGRLGDILSDLGHRLEVRELFGGDAVPGDLDGIDGVISLGGAYNAFRDAEDAASGEQEPSWLQPEKDLLRAAHEAEVPVLGICLGAQLLAVALGGEVGPLEAEHAPEVGFQKVTSTFFGSTDPLLVGLPWASHPFHLHGQQVTKAPPGGTPIPLQGSRACKVQAFRSGLTSYGIQYHFEWTRKMMVDVLDANQAELTEAGVDLAAVKASFDDHYPLSRHLGDRLCQNLAKLLFPIDKRLPPVGVSVENFRA
- the hisA gene encoding 1-(5-phosphoribosyl)-5-[(5-phosphoribosylamino)methylideneamino]imidazole-4-carboxamide isomerase codes for the protein MRFLFPSIDLRGGKVVRLLRGDYDQQTTYGVSAAEQAQAYADAGATWVHLVDLDGARAGRVKHLREIREVAAIPGIRLEVGGGVRDEAAIDALLSVGVERVILGTAAIERWSWFEGLMSNPGYRDKLVLGLDAKAGHAAVSGWEQTSERTALGLARAVSDWPLAAIVYTDVATDGTLAGPNLEATAEIAAATAVPVVSSGGVGTLDDLKRLAELPLQGAIVGRALYEDRFTVAEGVAAYEGEASGG
- a CDS encoding DUF1810 domain-containing protein yields the protein MNDGLERFVDAQDPQWGDVVAELAAGQKTTHWMWYVFPQLAGLGTSETARHYAIADRTEAEAYLAHPVLGPRLLQACGLVLGHRDKDAAGMLGSTDAAKLRSSATLFARVAGEPEPFRGVLETFFHGEEDPRTVELLGA
- a CDS encoding non-canonical purine NTP pyrophosphatase, which codes for MRWLLATTSPHKLAELRAVLGDLAAGWDTIATLDAATAESLVDPVEDADTFEGNAVLKARGYAEQTGRTVVADDSGIEVDAIGGRPGVRSARYSGVRGSRDRVDPANNAKLLDELAGVPLSRRGARYVCVLAVHPAPGSADHAAPGPTTLTVRGELEGRILLPSEAADPARPAAGRGSNGFGYDPLFVLPDGRTAAELEPREKDALSHRGAAARSLLGRLNR